catctacagtgtgatatatggtaccatctacagtgtgttatatggtaccatctacagtgtgatatatggtaccatctacagtgtgttatatggtaccatccatctacagtgtgctatatggtaccatctacagtgtgttatatggtaccatctacagtgtgttatatggtaccttccatctacagtgtgttatatggtaccatccatctacagtgtgatatatggtaccatccatctacagtgtgttatatggtaccatccatctacagtgtgttatatggtaccatccatctacagtgtgttatatggtaccatccatctacagtgtgctatatggtaccatccatctacagtgtgttatatggtaccatccatctacagtgtgttatatggtaccatccatctacagtgtgttatatggtaccatccatctacagtgtgttatatggtaccatccatctacagtgtgctatatggtaccatccatctacagtgtgttatatggtaccatctacagtgtgttatatggtaccatccatctacagtgtgttatatggtaccatccatctacagtgtgttatatggtaccatccatctacagtgtgatatatggtaccatctacagtgtgatatatggtaccatctacagtgtgttatatggtaccatctacagtgtgttatatggtaccatccatctacagtgtgttatatggtaccatccatctacagtgtgatatatggtaccatctacagtgtgttatatggtaccatctacagtgtgttatatggtaccatctacagtgtgttatatggtaccatccatctacagtgtgatatatggtaccatctacagtgtgatatatggtaccatctacagtgtgatatatggtaccatctacagtgtgttatatggtaccatctacagtgtgttatatggtaccatctacagtgtgttatatggtaccatccatctacagtgtgatatatggtaccatctacagtgtgttatatggtaccatctacagtgtgctatatggtaccatctacagtgtgttatatggtaccatctacagtgtgttatatggtaccatctacagtgtgttatatggtaccatctacagtgtgctatatggtaccatctacagtgtgatatatggtaccatctacagtgtgttatatggtaccatccatctacagtgtgctatatggtaccatctacagtgtgttatatggtaccatctacagtgtgttatatggtaccatctacagtgtgttatatggtaccatctacagtgtgttatatggtaccatctacagtgtgctatatggtaccatctacagtgtgttatatggtaccatctacagtgtgttatatggtaccatccatctacagtgtgatatatggtaccatccatctacagtgtgttatatggtaccatctacagtgtgttatatggtaccatccatctacagtgtgttatatggtaccatctacagtgtgttatatggtaccatccatctacagtgtgatatatggtaccatctacagtgtgttatatggtaccatctacagtgtgatatatggtaccatctacagtgtgttatatggtaccatctacagtgtgttatatggtaccatctacagtgtgttatatggtaccatccatctacagtgtgctatatggtaccatctacagtgtgttatatggtaccatccatctacagtgtgttatatggtaccatctacagtgtgttatatggtaccatctacagtgtgttatatggtaccatctacagtgtgttatatggtaccatccatctacagtgtgttatatggtaccatctacagtgtgttatatggtaccatctacagtgtgttatatggtaccatctacagtgtgttatatggtaccatctacagtgtgttatatggtaccatccatctacagtgtgttatatggtaccatctacagtgtgttatatggtaccatctacagtgtgttatatggtaccatctacagtgtgttatatggtaccatctacagtgtgttatatggtaccatccatctacagtgtgttatatggtaccatctacagtgtgttatatggtaccatctacagtgtgttatatggtaccatctacagtgtgttatatggtaccatctacagtgtgttatatggtaccatctacagtgtgttatatggtaccatctacagtgtgatatatggtaccatacatctacagtgtgatatatggtaccatccatctacagtgtgttatatggtaccatctacagtgtgttatatggtaccatctacagtgtgttatatggtaccatctacagtgtgttatatggtaccatccatctacagtgtgttatatggtaccatctacagtgtgttatatggtaccatctacagtgtgttatatggtaccatctacagtgtgttatatggtaccatctacagtgtgttatatggtaccatccatctacagtgtgttatatggtaccatctacagtgtgttatatggtaccatctacagtgtgttatatggtaccatctacagtgtgttatatggtaccatctacagtgtgttatatggtaccatccatctacagtgtgttatatggtaccatctacagtgtgttatatggtaccatctacagtgtgttatatggtaccatctacagtgtgttatatggtaccatctacagtgtgttatatggtaccatctacagtgtgttatatggtaccatctacagtgtgttatatggtaccatccatctacagtgtgttatatggtaccatctacagtgtgttatatggtaccatctacagtgtgttatatggtaccatctacagtgtgttatatggtaccatctacagtgtgctatatggtaccatctacagtgtgttatatggtaccatctacagtgtgttatatggtaccatctacagtgtgttatatggtaccatctacagtgtgttatatggtaccatccatctacagtgtgttatatggtaccatctacagtgtgttatatggtaccatctacagtgtgttatatggtaccatctacagtgtgttatatggtaccatccatctacagtgtgatatatggtaccatccatctacagtgtgttatatggtaccatctacagtgtgttatatggtaccatctacagtgtgttatatggtaccatccatctacagtgtgttatatggtaccatccatctacagtgtgctatatggtaccatccatctacagtgtgttatatggtaccatccatctacagtgtgatatatggtaccatctacagtgtgatatatggtaccatctacagtgtgttatatggtaccatccatctacagtgtgctatatggtaccatccatctacagtgtgttatatggtaccatccatctacagtgtgatatatggtaccatctacagtgtgctatatggtaccatctacagtgtgttatatggtcccatctacagtgtgttatatggtatcatctacagtgtgatatatggtaccatccatctacagtgtgatatatggtaccatctacagtgtgatatatggtaccatctacagtgtgatatatggtatcatctacagtgtgctatatggtaccatctacagtgtgttatatggtatcatctacagtgtgttatatggtaccatccatctacagtgtgatatatggtaccatctacagtgtgttatatggtatcatctacagtgtgatatatggtaccatccatctacagtgtgctatatggtaccatctacagtgtgttatatggtaccatctacagtgtgttatatggtaccatccatctacagtgtgttatatggtaccctccatctacagtgtgttatatggtaccatccatctacagtgtgttatatggtaccatccatctacagtgtgttatatggtaccatccatctacagtgtgctatatggtaccatctacagtgtgttatatggtaccatccatctacagtgtgttatatggtaccatccatctacagtgtgttatatggtaccatccatctacagtgtgatatatggtaccatctacagtgtgatatatggtaccatctacagtgtgttatatggtaccatctacagtgtgttatatggtaccatccatctacagtgtgttatatggtaccatccatctacagtgtgatatatggtacaatctacagtgtgttatatggtaccatctacagtgtgttatatggtaccatctacagtgtgttatatggtaccatccatctacagtgtgatatatggtaccatctacagtgtgatatatggtaccatctacagtgtgatatatggtaccatctacagtgtgttatatggtaccatctacagtgtgttatatggtaccatctacagtgtgttatatggtaccatccatctacagtgtgatatatggtaccatctacagtgtgttatatggtaccatctacagtgtgttatatggtaccatctacagtgtgctatatggtaccatctacagtgtgttatatggtaccatctacagtgtgttatatggtaccatctacagtgtgttatatggtaccatctacagtgtgctatatggtaccatctacagtgtgatatatggtaccatctacagtgtgttatatggtaccatccatctacagtgtgctatatggtaccatctacagtgtgttatatggtaccatctacagtgtgttatatggtaccatctacagtgtgttatatggtaccatctacagtgtgttatatggtaccatctacagtgtgctatatggtaccatctacagtgtgttatatggtaccatctacagtgtgttatatggtaccatccatctacagtgtgatatatggtaccatccatctacagtgtgttatatggtaccatctacagtgtgttatatggtaccatccatctacagtgtgttatatggtaccatctacagtgtgttatatggtaccatccatctacagtgtgatatatggtaccatctacagtgtgttatatggtaccatctacagtgtgatatatggtaccatctacagtgtgttatatggtaccatctacagtgtgttatatggtaccatctacagtgtgttatatggtaccatccatctacagtgtgatatatggtaccatccatctacagtgtgctatatggtaccatctacagtgtgttatatggtaccatccatctacagtgtgttatatggtaccatctacagtgtgttatatggtaccatctacagtgtgttatatggtaccatctacagtgtgttatatggtaccatccatctacagtgtgttatatggtaccatctacagtgtgttatatggtaccatctacagtgtgttatatggtaccatctacagtgtgttatatggtaccatctacagtgtgttatatggtaccatccatctacagtgtgttatatggtaccatctacagtgtgttatatggtaccatctacagtgtgttatatggtaccatctacagtgtgttatatggtaccatctacagtgtgttatatggtaccatccatctacagtgtgttatatggtaccatctacagtgtgttatatggtaccatctacagtgtgttatatggtatcatctacagtgtgttatatggtgccatctacagtgtgttatatggtaccatctacagtgtgttatatggtaccatctacagtgtgatatatggtaccatccatctacagtgtgatatatggtaccatccatctacagtgtgttatatggtaccatctacagtgtgttatatggtaccatctacagtgtgttatatggtaccatctacagtgtgttatatggtaccatccatctacagtgtgttatatggtaccatctacagtgtgttatatggtaccatctacagtgtgttatatggtaccatctacagtgtgttatatggtaccatctacagtgtgctatatggtaccatctacagtgtgttatatggtaccatctacagtgtgttatatggtaccatctacagtgtgttatatggtaccatctacagtgtgttatatggtaccatccatctacagtgtgttatatggtaccatctacagtgtgttatatggtaccatctacagtgtgttatatggtaccatctacagtgtgttatatggtaccatccatctacagtgtgatatatggtaccatccatctacagtgtgttatatggtaccatctacagtgtgttatatggtaccatctacagtgtgttatatggtaccatccatctacagtgtgttatatggtaccatccatctacagtgtgctatatggtaccatccatctacagtgtgttatatggtaccatccatctacagtgtgatatatggtaccatctacagtgtgatatatggtaccatctacagtgtgttatatggtaccatccatctacagtgtgctatatggtaccatccatctacagtgtgttatatggtaccatccatctacagtgtgatatatggtaccatctacagtgtgctatatggtaccatctacagtgtgttatatggtaccatctacagtgtgttatatggtatcatctacagtgtgatatatggtaccatccatctacagtgtgatatatggtaccatctacagtgtgatatatggtaccatctacagtgtgatatatggtatcatctacagtgtgctatatggtaccatctacagtgtgttatatggtatcatctacagtgtgttatatggtaccatccatctacagtgtgatatatggtaccatctacagtgtgttatatggtatcatctacagtgtgatatatggtaccatccatctacagtgtgttatatggtaccatctacagtgtgttatatggtaccatctacagtgtgctatatggtaccatctataTGGACCGGTGCCATTGATGGCCCTACAGAGCCCCACATGCAATCAAGACATATCAAGAGAAAAGGAagtagagaggaaaagagaggaagtaAAAAGTCAGATGCCTTCTGATTGGCTGTTGAGCATAACAATGTCTttatttgatcaccctgttgcaggaaatTAAAAacctgtagtgtatttgagttttgaaaaaggcttctgaagtttgtaatttccacttgattttcccttacaaaaattctaatccacataataatgaacatttcctgttgctgcaggatcattttcctgctgtagcaacctggctcaaattaagatcctacatctgtatgacaAGGATGGTCTAAAAGTCCTGGACGCGGCGGAGGGAGCCCACGTTGGCCTGCATGCCCCCCCACTCTGTGTGGCGTCTGTACTCGCCCCTCTCCAGCAGGTGCTGGCGCCCCCTGTAGTTGGGATGTTCGTAGAAGACCCAGGCGCCGTCCAGCACATTGGCAGAGTGCACCTCGGGGTGGCGGAAACGCTCAGACAGGTTGGGGCTGTCCTCACTGAACTCAATCATCTGACCGGCAAAGTCAGGGCGCTCGTACACGCGGATCCTGTGCATGCCAGTGGTCTACAACACAGTGGAGCACAGTTCCAAACTTCATCTGAACAATATCCCCAGGGATCAATCAGCTGTGTCATTATACCTGGGATATCAGTGTCCTCATACGGGACACCAACATCAGGTTTCAACAGATCAAAACACCACTGTGGTGTTAGAATGGAAATGGATGCACTATAATAATtacatttggtgtgtgtgtgtgtgtgtgtgtgtgtgtgtgtgtgtgtgtgtgtgtgtgtgtgtgtgtgtgtgtgtgtgtggtttgcatGCGTGCACGgatgcgtgtgtgcatgcatgtctgtGTAGATCCCTGAATGAGTAATCAACATGTACCACTACCACGCACAAATAACCTCACAGTGGCTTGACTTACATGTCTGATAATCCGGCAGGACCTGATAGTGTCGTTGTAGCCCATCCAGCGCTGGTAGTCGGGGTACTCTCCCCTGGTCAGGATGTACTGAGAGCCCATGTAGTTGGGCCTCTCATAGACCACCCAGGCACCACTCTCCACCCTGATGGAGTTGCAGCGGCTGAAATGAGAGCTCAGTTCGGGGCAGTCGCCGCTGCACTCATAGTGGAGGCCCTGGAAGTTCCGGTCCTCATAGAAGAAGATCTGCACAAAGGATTGTTGTCTTTTTAAAAAcggttacttaaaaaaaaaagaggaaggaacacacacacacacacacacacacacacagagccacctATAGTACCTTCCCCTGCATGCGGTCCATGTTTGGATTATTCTTTTTAATACTATTCTACACACAATCAAAAATATCCCCCTAGACATATACGGTAATGTAAGGACTCTGCCCTGGGGGAGTTATATATATGTATGACATGGAAACGCATGGCCGGTGGAATCATTGTCATTCAAATGCGCACCACTATTAACTAGGGCACAACAGCTGATGCTGTGTTTGTTTTAAAACACCACGGCTTCATGCCAAGTTTAATGATCTGTTGTGTCGACACTGACCTTTTGATCCCACGGCGCCTGATTCCAGAATCTTTTTAATTTATCCAATAAAATTGTTGCCAGCGGCGAGCAGCAGTTCCTAGAACAAAGCTATTAGTCTGAATACACTGTCGTCTCTGATAGGTCCAGTTTGCTAATTCCTGTCTGTAACACTTTACCTAAAGCCAGCTGCTATAATGCCTTATGATGTAGTTATAATACATTGTAAGACTTGTCTGAGCATGTATGATCCCATAATAATCATCTCATTATGACCCTCACCAAATACCAGTCATTTTGAGTCAGCTAAAATGTTGATACATAGAGAAGCACAACATATTATAAGCCTTGTCAAAGACATTATAACAGCTCATATCCAGTACATGCTTATGACAAGTTATAAAGCATATACCGACATGCTTTACCTTTCTGTTGAATCGGTAGGTGCACTGTGACCAACTACCAGCATACAGTCTTTCTAcagatcatcaaatcaaatgtatttatatagcccttcgtacatcagctgatatctcaaagtgctgtacagaaacccagcctaaaaccccaaacagcaagcaatgcaggtgaagaagcacggtggttaggaaaaactccctagaaaggccaaaacctaagaagaaacctagagaggaaccaggctctgaggggtggccagtcctcttctggctgtgccgggtggagattccAGATGAGTTCCTCTGCAGAACTATAGCACAGGGAAACAGTTATAGGCCCATCCCGGACCCTTTCCTGCATTACAAATCCTAGATAGGTATAAAAGTGCATCGCCTTATTTCTATTGACTTATACAGTTTTATTTCTGCACGTCTTTAGGTCGGTGAGGTAAAACCGTAGGATTGTGTGTTGTGAAATTCactccataaaaaaaaaaaaaaatgtactgtatatatatatatatatatatatatatatatatatatatatatatatatatatatataaataatagtaCCAGTCattagtttggacacacctgctcattcaaggggttttctttatttttaccattgtctacattgtagaataatagtgaagacattacaactataaaataacacataaggaatcatgtagtaaccaaaaaagctttaaataaatatttttgattttagactcgtcaaagtagccaccctttgccttgaagacagctttacacactcttggcattccctcatccagcttcaccaggaatgcttttccaaaagacttgaaggatttcccacatattctgaacacttgttggctgcttttcctttactctggggtccaactcatcccaaaccatttcaattgggatgaggttgggtaattgtggaggccaggtcatctgatgcagcaatccatctctctctctcctctagccctcacacagcctggaggtgtgttgggtcaatgttccaaatgatagtcccactaagcccaaaccagatgggattgcatatcactgcagaatgctgtggtagccatgctggttaagtatgccttgaattcgaaataaatcacagacagtgtcaccagcaaagcacccccacaccatcacacctcctcctccatgcttcacggtgggaaccacacaggtggagatcatccgttcaccttcactgcgtctcacaaagacacgttggttggaaccaaaaataaacaaatttgacttatcagaccaaaggacagatttccaccgatctaatgtccattgctcgtgtttcttggcccaagcaagtctcttcttattattggtgtcctttagttgtggtttctttacagcaattcgaccattcaggcctgattcacacagtctcctctgaacagttgatgttgagatatgtatgttgcttgaactctgtgacacatttatttgggctgcaatttctgaggctgataactcgaattaacttatcctcagcagcagaggtaactctgggtcttcctttcctgtggcggtcctcatgagatccagtttcatcatagtgcttgatggtttttgtgactgtacttgaagaacttttgaaagttcttgaaatgttccagattgacagaccttcatgtcttaaagtaatgatggactgtagtttctctttgcttatttgatctgttttttccataatatggacttggtcttttaccaaatagggctatcttccgtATACACtcccctgccttgtcacaacacaactgattggctcaaatgcattaagaaggaaataaattccacaaattaacttttggcaaggcacatctgttaattgaaatgcattccaggtgactacctcatgaagctggttgagagaatgccaagagtgtgcaaagctgtcatcaagacaaagggtggctacttttaagaatcttaaatataaaatatattttaatttgtttgacatttttttggtttctatatgattccatgtgttatttcatagttttgatgtcttcacaattattctacaatgtggaaaatagtaaaaataaagaaaaatcctgaaaTGAGTAcatatgtccaaacttttgactgggactatgtatatatatatatatatatatatatatatatatatatatatatatatatatatatatattaataataattcaCTCCATGGTTTCATGCCTGACATGAAAACAGGAGACTACGTaggtataatgtacagtatattttgTGGTGTTGAGAGTGCAGTTGTAGACATCAGAATGAATTGGACATTTGGGCAATGTCAGCTATTTCAATCAGCAATGTCTTCTttctttataaaataaataaatacatgtaagtCTACTTTTTgggggaagtattcagaccccttgactttttccacattttgttacatttcagccttATTGTCACGTTGTATAAATGATTGGAGACATGCGCAGGAATACGTAATGAGGGTTTTTAATACTCCACCCAAAAATACAACATGCCATGAAAGGTACGGGGatgaagcccaaaacaaacacgcaTACAAAACACAGAGATGTACCCAAACAAAAGGGCGAGGTAAAACCTCTAATAAATATACGGGACGAGacccacaacacaccacacgggGTGAGATccgtaataacaagtgcacaatacACGCAGCACGAAATCCGAAATAACACAGCACAGGTTCTCACAAACCAACaaacatgggaacaataaccgcTCAAGACAATGATGAACAGAGGGCACGTATacacacatactaatcagggggaatgggaaccaggtctGTGTAATGAGataagacagtccggggttggtggtgatgatccagttcagtgacgcctagaagGTCGATGACGTAGACCTCTGGAACTggtgaacggaatgagcagcagtaccgggggaatccgtgacacttattctaaaatgtatttaaaaaaatgctttcctaatcaatccacacacaataccccataatgacaaagcaaaaacaggtttttagaaatgtttgctaattcatattcataagtattcagaccctttactcagtacgttgttgaagcacctttggcagcatcttggtgattccaaactcctcccatttaagaatgatggaggccactgtgttcttgaggaccttcaatgctgcagacattttttggtacccttccccagatctgtgcctcgacacaatcctgcctccgATCTCTATGGACAATTaattcatggcttggtttttgctctgacatgcactgtcaactgtgggaccttatataaacaggtgtgtgcctttcccaaatcatgtccaatcaattgaatttaccacaagtggattccaatcaagttgtagaaacatctcaagcatgaacaatggaaacaggatgcacctgagctcaatttcgagtctcatagcaaagggtctgaatactcatgtaaaaaGGTACATCTgcaaaaatgtaaacaaaaaatAACTGTTTTCGCTATGTCATTATGTTTTCGCTATGTCATTATGTTTTCGCTATGTCATTATGTTTTCGCTATGTCATTATGTTTTCGCTATGTCATTATGTTTTCGCTATGTCATTATGTTTTAGCTATGTCATTATGTTTTCGTTATGTCATTATGTTTTAGCTATGTCATTATGTTTTCGTTATGTCATTATGTTTTCGCTATGTCATTATGTTTTCGCTATGTCATTATGTTTTCGCTATGTCATTATGTTTTCGCTATGTCATTATGTTTTCGCTATGTCattatgtgtgtagattgaaaataataaatgtaatccatttcagaataagactgtaacataatagaatgtaaaaagtcaaggggtctgaatactttccgaaggccctgTATTTACATATTCTTTCTTTAGTGGTGGTGCATCTACAGACCCATGATCCTGGAACAGGGACCTAGCTCAACTGTAATGCTTGGTAACCTCTGACCATTGTTTTGGTTAAAACTTAAAAAAAATTCTTTAACCTTTCTGGGTGACAACCAATTTGGGTGACAACCAACAACCAATGATTTTTAAGTAGCATGTACATGTTGTTTCTCCGCATGAGATTTTGAGCTGATAATAGCTGTTATTTTGACAGGATCGTTATATGAAGACATACGGGTGTCATAATGAGACTATGACACATCTTACTATGCATTCAATCTGCATCACAAAGCATTACACCTATCGCTGTTAAGTAAAGTTTTTATCTCATGCAGCCCAGGTTTTGAAATCGGACTACAACTGTCACGAGAATCTATGGTCAGGACCAAAATAAAGGAATGAGATTCAGCCCATATCTGTCACTCAAGCCTGAATATTGTGCTCATATTGTAAAGACGTTTTTTAGATTTTCAACACAACTTTATTTGTACTTCTTACACACAATGATGCACATCCTCAACCCTTGGTGGTGACGTGCGGCACTACTTGACACAGCGGATGGAGCCTACGTTGGCCTGCATGCCCCCCCACTCGGTGTGGCGTCTgtactctcccctctccagcaGGTACTGGCGCCCCCTGTAGTTGGGATGCTCAAAGAAA
The DNA window shown above is from Oncorhynchus mykiss isolate Arlee chromosome 18, USDA_OmykA_1.1, whole genome shotgun sequence and carries:
- the LOC110519295 gene encoding gamma-crystallin S-1-like; translation: MDRMQGKIFFYEDRNFQGLHYECSGDCPELSSHFSRCNSIRVESGAWVVYERPNYMGSQYILTRGEYPDYQRWMGYNDTIRSCRIIRHTTGMHRIRVYERPDFAGQMIEFSEDSPNLSERFRHPEVHSANVLDGAWVFYEHPNYRGRQHLLERGEYRRHTEWGGMQANVGSLRRVQDF